AAACCCTCGTCGAGTTGGAGATAGCCGGCGCCGTCGGCCACCAGGGCCTGCATTTCGCCACGGATGATGTCGGCCAAGTCGCGATGAAGTTCCTCGCGCCGTGGATAGGCCTTCTCGGTCACGCCGCGGCGGTAGCCCGCCCGCGCCACCGCCGCGGGACTGGGCATCGTTATCTTGAAGGGACCGGGCGAATGCTCGCGCATGAACGCAGCGTCGACCTGGGCGATTCGCCGAATCTGGCGCAGCTTGCGTTCCACGCCCTTGGCATGCATCTCGATCCGCACGCGGCGACCGTCGGGCGTGGTACTTTCGCGCACCGGATAGGCCGCTTCGAATCCCTCCACCGCCTGGCTAACATTGGTTTGCCAGGCATCGCGGCGCATCTCACCATCGCTGAAGATTTCCAGCCCCACCTCACATTGCATCGCGAGCGCGGTGAGAATCGATTGATCCTCCACGGCTCGCAATTGCGCCATGCTGATACGGCCAGCCTTGCAAGCGTCGCGGGCGTCGAGCAACTCAGGTGGGCGCAGCAAACTGCCTATCTGATCGGCACGAAAAAACTTGCCCATCTTCGGCATTTTGCCCACCTCATGCTCGAGATGCTCCAGTTCACCCAAGCTTATGAAATGCGGATATCCACAAAGTGCGGGCGCGAGCTCCCTCGCGAAAAGTCCTTAACCCCCGATTTGGTACATCGAGCGATCCTTGGTGGAGCGGCCCTCCAGCAGTTTATGGCCTGTGGGCTTGAGCTCAACCGCCCGTACCAGCATCGCACCCAACTCCTCCAGGCTGGCGCCGGCGCGCAGCGCCTTACGAATATCCAGCTCGTCGTCATTGAGCAGGCAGAGATGGAACTTGCCGTCGGCGGTAAGCCGCATCCGATTGCAGGTGCCGCAATAAGGCTCACTAACCGGCGAGATGAAACCGATCACCCCGCGCGCGCCGGCCAAGCGGTAATTGCGCGCCTCATCCGAGAGGTTGCGGCTGGGCAGCTCTGCCAATTTCCCCAACTCGGTCTCGATACGACCGCGAGTCTCGATGTTGGAGACATAGCGTTTGATCGCCACCCCGGCACATTCGCCGCCCCCAAGCGGCATCAGCTCGATAAACCGCACGTGCCAGTCGCGTTCCAGCGTAAGCCGGGCCAGCTCGACGACATCAGCTTCGTTGTAGCCGGCTACGACCACGCAATTGAGCTTGATGGGCACAAGGCCGGCACCCTCGGCAGCCATCAGCCCATCCCACATCTTCTCCAGACTGCCCCAGCGCATCAGCCGCTCGACGGTGGCAGGATTGAGGCTGTCGATGTGGACGTTAATCCGCCTCAGCCCGGCTTGTTTGAGCGGACGGGCCAGTTTGCCCAGCAGCATCGCGTTGGTGGTCATCGCGAGCTCGCCACAGCCGGGGATGGCGGCCACGCGCGCAATGATCTCCAGCAGGTCGGGGCGCAGGGTGGGTTCGCCGCCGGTCAGGCGAAACTTGCGAAAACCTACGCCGATCGCCGCTTGTACCACACGCTCGATCTCGGGCGCAGTGAGCAGATCGGGCTTAGGCGCCAGCCGCACGCCTTCTAGCGGCATGCAATAGACGCACCGCAAGTTGCAGTTGTCCAGTAGCGAGATACGCAAGTAGTCGATCTCGCGGCCAAAGGAATCAAGCGGCATCCCTGTTATTTTAGTAGCTTGGCACGAAGCTCGCTACTGGTACGAAGCGGCGGCGAGCGCCCCATCCCCCAGTTCATCGGTCTCATCATGGCGTAGTGCCTGGGCGCATCAAAAAGATGAGTACGCTCTGGCTGCGTTCCCCCCTTTTTGAACAAGACCGGGCAGTTGGTGGCGCTCGGCACAATCAATTTCCACGCTCGGAGCTACCGTGGCTGCCACTGACCGCTCGCGCGTTTTTGCTATTGGAATCGCTTTAGCCAATCCTGGCACGTACTTATCCCGAAATTCCACTGTCAGATGGCAATTGCTCAACAGGTTGTTGTGTTTTTCCAAGTTTGGCATGAAGAGCATTGTAGGGTGACCAAACTCTCCTCAATTAAGGAGGAATCCATGGAACTGCGTCTACTGGAAACCGCGCCCGAGCGCGCCGCCTTCGAGCTCGCTTTGAGTCGCGCCCGCGCCACCAAGGGAATCGGCTTTTGTGAGACTTCGCGCTCGCGGCTGGGACAAGCGCACATCGCCTTCGCCGACTTGTACGGTATCTTCGAGGCGACTGCCTCGGGTCCCAGCCGAATGGTGGCGGGTTTCGCGATTCACAGCCTGGATACTTTTCCCCAAAGCTATGCCAAGCCTGATTTGACTCACTTACCTCCCGACCAGGTTGCCGAAGTAGGCGAGCTTTGGTCTTCGACCTTGTCCGGCGGGATGGCGGCGCGCTGGGGTTGCACGATACTTTCCGGGCTGCTGCAATTTCGCACCGTCCTCATCTACCCGATCGTACAGCCTTGGGATCTGACCGGAGCCTATCCGGACTTCGAGCGCGCCGGCGAACCGACCGTTTGGCCCTTCGCCCAAACTTTAAGTGGTGACAAAATCCTGGTTCAGCCAATGCTGATACAGGGCGACCGGCTCCGACGGAGCATCGCCGCAGCTTGGGAGGTTGGCTTCGAAACCTCCAACTGCAACAGGTGCGTGAGGTTTAGTAATCCGGTTAAAGCGACTATCGACGCGCGCCGCCGGGTCCGCCGTGACCGGCTCCAAGAAATGGTCTTTCCACCCACTATGCCGCTGGATGCCGGTGTTCCTGCGGCCTAAAGCCGGACGGGCTCCCGAAAGCGGACGGGGCGCCGTGGCCGGATCTTGGAGGGGGGGCAAGGCGCCGCCACGCCAAGCGATTTTAGGGGAATTGCTCGGCGTGGCGGTTGCGCCCACCCACGGCTGGGTCGTTGGACTTGACGATAGCGGGGCAGTGCACGGGAAGCGCAGTGTCCACAAGTACAATGGCTACGACAGCCTTCAGCTGGGCGATTGGCTTTCCAATCGCCCCCCCCGGCATCCGGTCTTGGCGCCACTTATCCTAATCTTCTTCGATTGCCTGCCTGATGGTCCGCAGAATGAAGAGATAGTCGCGCGGGCTTGCCACCGTACCAAGCGCATTGATGGAGGATAAGACTTTCATCTCTTCGGGGCTGATCTTATGGCGGGCCAGGATTCTTGGGTCGCTGCGGAAGCGATGCCACACCGTGGCCTGAGGCGCCCCACGACTTCCCCGCGCGCTTTGCAAAAGATCGCGCGCTTCGGGATGGGCCAAGAGCAAAAGCTTTTCTTTGGGCAAATTTAAAGTGTCCGCCAAACGACTGAGCAGTTGCAGCGAGGGCCTGCGCTGTCCCTGCTCCAAATAGCCCACGTAGCTCGCCCGGACACCAAGAAGATCAGCTAGTTTACGCTGCGTCAGGTTGAGTTCGGTTCGTCGCCGCCGAATGAGCCCACCCAAGCTCTTATCTCCGGTCATACGCCGAACTCCCCAAAGAGCGCTTCCCTCAGTTTAGCGTAATGAATCATACCACAGAGATACTGGAGACTCTGAAAGACCGTGCCGGACTGGTCGAAATCGAAGCCATATTGCTTCTTTACGTACGCGCGCACTCGCTGAAAGGCTGCCCGCGAAAAGCCCTTCGTACTCGCGGCGTGCCGCCCCCGTGCCGAACCGAAGAGCATTGAAGCCACCGGGTGCGGGTAACCGCATAGCGCTGCGGCGATATCCGCCAGGAGTTCGCACGGTTCCTCGAGATGAGACACACAATCGACATGAAAATAGGGCCGTAGAGCCGTCCGACTGGGGCGCAGCAGCTCGGAGCTTACGTGATGGCCGAGCTCGTGAGCAAACGTCGTCCCCACCGCCACTGGATGATGAGCGAGGTTGAGAAAAACGATCGGCTTTTTTAAATGAGTATCGACGCAGTCGACGTAAAAACCGCGCAGCGCCAAACCGCCGTCGCTGCGATATTCCGAGGACTTGAGCTGAAAATTCTCGCTCTTGGCGATGCGAGAAAACAGGCTGGCAGA
The Candidatus Binataceae bacterium DNA segment above includes these coding regions:
- the moaA gene encoding GTP 3',8-cyclase MoaA codes for the protein MPLDSFGREIDYLRISLLDNCNLRCVYCMPLEGVRLAPKPDLLTAPEIERVVQAAIGVGFRKFRLTGGEPTLRPDLLEIIARVAAIPGCGELAMTTNAMLLGKLARPLKQAGLRRINVHIDSLNPATVERLMRWGSLEKMWDGLMAAEGAGLVPIKLNCVVVAGYNEADVVELARLTLERDWHVRFIELMPLGGGECAGVAIKRYVSNIETRGRIETELGKLAELPSRNLSDEARNYRLAGARGVIGFISPVSEPYCGTCNRMRLTADGKFHLCLLNDDELDIRKALRAGASLEELGAMLVRAVELKPTGHKLLEGRSTKDRSMYQIGG
- a CDS encoding helix-turn-helix transcriptional regulator, translating into MTGDKSLGGLIRRRRTELNLTQRKLADLLGVRASYVGYLEQGQRRPSLQLLSRLADTLNLPKEKLLLLAHPEARDLLQSARGSRGAPQATVWHRFRSDPRILARHKISPEEMKVLSSINALGTVASPRDYLFILRTIRQAIEED